The following is a genomic window from Actinomadura rubteroloni.
CCGTCCGCGACCCACTAGGAGCAGCCCTCGAACTGCGGGACGTACGGGTCGATCTTCAGCCCGGACCGTCCGAACCAGCGCTCCAGCAGGCGCGCGGCCGTCCCGTCCTGGTACATCGCGGTGAGCGCCCGGTTGACCGCCTCGCAGCCCGCCAGGTCGCCCTTGCGCAGGCCCACGCCGTACTTCTCGTCGGTGAACGGCGCGTTGAGCACGCGGGTGCGGGTGCCCACTGCGAGGCCCGCGAGGATCAGGTCGTCGGTGGAGACGGCGTCGATCCGCCCGGCGGCGAGCGCGGCCATGCAGCCGCTGTAGGTCGCCGTCTCGACGGGCGTTGCCTTCACTTCGCGCTCCTCGGTGACGCGCCGCCAGGAGTTGGAGCCCGACACCGCGCAGATCCGCTTGCCGCGCAGGTCCCGGACGTTCGCGATCGTCCGGTCGTCGGCCCGCACGAGCGTGTCCTGGTGCGCGACGTAGTACGGCCCGCCGAACGTCACCTGAGTCTTGCGGCGCGGCGTGATCGAGTACGACGCGAGGATCATGTCGACGGTGCCGGCCGCGAGCGCCTTCTCCCGCGCGGACGACTGGGTCGTCTTGAACGTGATCCGCGACGGTGGCACGCCGAGCTTCCCCGCGACGTAGGTGGCGACGTCCACGTCGAACCCGGTGTAGCGGCCCGTCTTCGGATTGAGCAGGCCGAGGCCG
Proteins encoded in this region:
- a CDS encoding glutamate ABC transporter substrate-binding protein, coding for MTGGGTMRIAVVLVLALGAAGCGPGETSVTAKRSLRIGVKADQPGLGLLNPKTGRYTGFDVDVATYVAGKLGVPPSRITFKTTQSSAREKALAAGTVDMILASYSITPRRKTQVTFGGPYYVAHQDTLVRADDRTIANVRDLRGKRICAVSGSNSWRRVTEEREVKATPVETATYSGCMAALAAGRIDAVSTDDLILAGLAVGTRTRVLNAPFTDEKYGVGLRKGDLAGCEAVNRALTAMYQDGTAARLLERWFGRSGLKIDPYVPQFEGCS